One Lachnospiraceae bacterium C1.1 genomic region harbors:
- a CDS encoding CotH kinase family protein: MKKQIRKYWQYLLLAAVIIVIMLYLADAMKKDTTIVINEVCSSNFSTISNNFGEYPDWIELYNTTDKDIDLTGYRISKGAKLSAGWKLPEMSIKAHGYLLIFADKDSKDDPMTADFNLSSDGENLFLTSAGGAVIDEEEIPKLEYDTSWGRVSDGAEEWSRMTATPGADNSSSEILADITDESVEFSRDSGFYDDGFELELSGTDGGSIYYTLDGTEPDMSSYKYTDPIEIEDISDSPNIYSARTDPAPYFEKHYSVPEKNVDKAVIIRAAAFKDDGSKGKTVTKTYFIGFDEKEAYENIAMVSLVTDPDNLFSYSDGIYVTGKTYDDYIISENKDEYDKSGIWWWTPGNYHQRGRESERETSVSFFDEEHKLLFTENIGLRIKGGGSRGFAQKGFNLFPRNIYGNAYLEKTLFEGYENERSLSLFAGGDDNKTKIKDVLIARLLKNLDVSVLDGRLSAVFLDGEYWGAYWIYERFNADYFAEKYGVDPDNVIMIKNDELAIGNEGDKKYYDEMNSFTFHNDLSDDEAYEKFSSYLDMDSVLDYYAAQIYIAHTDDWPGSNVGLWRVRETGDGKYEDGKWRFCVFDVNSSSMDLENVDMESLSYAAEKNYLLRALMQNKSFRKLFAERFEKISKKVFGYENVLEYINSISSELRPQIEKTYERYYAGRLEISDFDKDVEELREFYQRRYDGIIGDVLKNCKD; this comes from the coding sequence ATGAAAAAGCAGATTAGAAAATACTGGCAGTATCTGCTGCTGGCAGCGGTTATCATAGTGATAATGCTATATCTGGCAGATGCCATGAAAAAAGACACGACAATAGTTATAAACGAGGTCTGCAGTTCAAATTTTTCCACTATTTCCAACAATTTCGGAGAATATCCCGACTGGATAGAATTATACAATACTACGGATAAGGATATCGATCTGACAGGTTACAGGATATCTAAAGGGGCAAAACTGTCTGCCGGATGGAAGCTTCCGGAGATGAGCATAAAGGCGCATGGATATCTGCTGATCTTTGCGGATAAGGATTCGAAGGATGATCCGATGACAGCGGATTTTAATCTGTCGTCTGACGGAGAAAATCTGTTTCTGACATCTGCAGGAGGAGCAGTCATAGATGAGGAGGAAATCCCAAAGCTTGAATATGATACAAGCTGGGGCAGAGTATCCGATGGGGCTGAAGAATGGTCTCGCATGACTGCTACACCTGGAGCGGATAATTCATCTTCAGAAATTTTAGCAGATATAACAGATGAATCTGTTGAATTTTCAAGAGACAGCGGATTTTATGATGATGGATTTGAACTTGAGCTTTCAGGAACTGACGGAGGAAGTATTTATTATACTCTGGATGGAACTGAGCCGGACATGTCTTCATATAAATATACTGATCCGATCGAGATAGAAGATATTTCTGATTCGCCAAATATTTATTCTGCACGGACAGATCCGGCACCTTATTTTGAAAAACATTATTCAGTGCCGGAAAAAAACGTTGATAAGGCTGTTATTATAAGGGCTGCTGCCTTTAAGGATGACGGATCAAAAGGTAAGACGGTCACCAAGACTTATTTTATCGGTTTTGACGAGAAAGAAGCTTATGAGAATATTGCGATGGTTTCTCTGGTTACAGATCCTGATAATCTTTTTTCATACTCTGATGGAATTTACGTCACAGGAAAGACATATGATGATTATATAATATCGGAAAACAAAGACGAGTACGACAAATCAGGCATCTGGTGGTGGACTCCGGGTAATTATCACCAGAGAGGCAGAGAATCAGAAAGAGAGACCTCGGTTTCATTCTTTGATGAGGAACATAAGCTTTTATTTACTGAAAACATTGGACTTCGGATAAAGGGCGGCGGGAGCCGCGGGTTTGCACAGAAAGGATTTAACCTTTTTCCGAGAAATATTTATGGAAATGCATATCTTGAAAAAACTCTTTTTGAAGGATATGAAAATGAAAGATCATTATCTCTCTTTGCAGGTGGTGATGACAATAAAACAAAGATTAAAGATGTTCTCATTGCCCGTCTTTTGAAAAATTTAGACGTAAGCGTTCTTGACGGCAGACTTTCAGCGGTATTCCTCGATGGAGAATATTGGGGAGCTTATTGGATATACGAGCGATTCAATGCAGATTATTTTGCTGAAAAATACGGAGTTGATCCCGATAATGTCATTATGATCAAGAATGATGAATTGGCGATCGGAAATGAAGGAGATAAAAAATATTATGATGAAATGAATTCCTTCACTTTCCATAATGACCTGTCTGATGATGAAGCTTACGAAAAATTCAGCAGTTATCTTGATATGGACAGTGTTCTGGACTATTATGCGGCTCAGATATATATAGCTCATACCGATGACTGGCCGGGGTCGAATGTCGGACTCTGGAGAGTGAGAGAAACCGGGGACGGCAAATACGAAGATGGAAAATGGCGCTTCTGCGTCTTTGATGTAAATTCATCTTCGATGGATCTTGAAAATGTTGATATGGAAAGTCTTAGCTATGCTGCAGAAAAGAACTACCTTCTCAGGGCTCTTATGCAGAATAAATCTTTCCGGAAACTTTTTGCAGAGCGTTTTGAGAAAATTTCTAAAAAAGTATTTGGATACGAAAATGTTTTGGAATACATTAATTCAATATCTTCAGAATTGAGACCTCAGATAGAGAAAACTTATGAGCGCTATTATGCGGGAAGACTTGAAATTTCAGACTTTGATAAGGATGTCGAAGAACTGAGGGAATTTTACCAAAGAAGGTATGATGGAATTATTGGTGACGTTCTAAAAAACTGCAAAGATTGA
- the thiI gene encoding tRNA uracil 4-sulfurtransferase ThiI encodes MFQAFLLKYAEVGVKGKNRYVFEDALVSHVKKHLRKVEGSFKVSKINGRIFVEGNDFDFDETIDALKHVFGIIGISPVQVLESREKDDILKTVVAFIDENYDKKNFSFKVDTRRADKHYPITSPEMDAAVGEAVLNAFPDVHVDVHKPDELIHVEIREKIYIYSKTIKGAGGLPLGTNGRALLLLSGGIDSPVAGYMVSRRGVELDAVYFNAPPYTSDRAKQKVIDLARTVSKWTGPIHLHIINFTDIQLYIYEKCPHDELTIIMRRYMMRIAEHIARQNDLLGLITGESIGQVASQTMKSLYCTDDATTLPVYRPLIGFDKQDIIDISENLGTYETSILPYEDCCTIFVAKHPVTKPNLNIIKASEQNLSEKIDELFKTAIDTDEVILIEDGDVETK; translated from the coding sequence ATGTTTCAGGCATTTTTATTAAAATACGCCGAAGTCGGCGTTAAAGGCAAAAATCGTTATGTTTTCGAGGATGCTCTCGTAAGCCATGTTAAAAAGCATTTAAGAAAAGTCGAAGGAAGCTTCAAGGTTTCAAAGATCAATGGACGAATCTTTGTCGAAGGAAATGATTTTGATTTCGACGAGACAATCGATGCCCTCAAGCACGTTTTTGGTATTATCGGCATCAGTCCTGTACAGGTTCTTGAGAGCCGCGAAAAAGACGACATTTTAAAAACAGTAGTTGCTTTTATAGATGAAAATTACGATAAAAAGAATTTTTCATTCAAGGTCGATACCAGAAGGGCAGATAAGCATTATCCTATTACATCTCCCGAAATGGACGCTGCTGTCGGTGAAGCAGTACTTAACGCATTCCCAGATGTCCACGTTGATGTTCATAAACCGGATGAGCTTATCCATGTTGAAATACGTGAAAAAATATACATCTATTCAAAGACAATAAAAGGTGCCGGCGGACTTCCGCTTGGTACCAATGGAAGAGCTCTTCTGCTCCTTTCCGGCGGAATCGACTCACCCGTTGCCGGATATATGGTTTCAAGACGTGGTGTAGAACTTGATGCGGTTTACTTTAATGCGCCGCCTTACACTTCAGACCGTGCAAAACAGAAGGTTATAGATCTGGCAAGAACAGTATCCAAGTGGACAGGTCCTATCCACCTTCATATTATAAACTTTACAGATATACAGCTTTATATCTACGAAAAATGCCCTCACGACGAGCTTACTATCATCATGAGAAGATATATGATGCGTATTGCTGAACATATTGCCAGACAGAATGACCTTTTAGGTCTTATCACTGGCGAATCGATCGGTCAGGTTGCAAGTCAGACCATGAAGAGTCTTTACTGCACAGATGATGCCACTACTCTTCCGGTCTACAGACCTCTTATAGGTTTTGATAAACAGGATATTATCGATATATCCGAAAACCTCGGAACTTACGAGACTTCCATACTTCCTTATGAAGACTGCTGCACTATCTTTGTTGCAAAGCATCCCGTAACAAAGCCGAATCTCAACATTATAAAGGCATCCGAGCAGAACCTTAGTGAGAAAATTGATGAACTCTTTAAAACTGCTATTGATACAGATGAGGTAATTTTAATTGAAGACGGGGACGTTGAAACCAAATAA
- a CDS encoding cysteine desulfurase family protein, producing MEIYLDNSATTRLSEGALELMTKIFMEDYGNTSSLHKKGFDAEKHIRSAKDNFAKILKCSKNEIFFTSGGTESNNTAIIGTALHYGSRGHHMITTAVEHAAVSAPMKFLKSRGWDIDYLSVDETGRIDLSELEGLLRDDTVLVSIMHVNNEIGTVEPIEEAGKLIHEKCPNCLFHVDDIQGFGKISLNPKKLHIDLLSASSHKLHGPKGVGLLFIDERAHIAPIILGGGHQNGMRSGTENVPGVAGFSYAASEVYKDIDKNYERIEALRADFISKISDITDITVNGSAEHHSPYILSLTVKDVRAEVFLHALEDKEIYVSAGSACSSNHPSVSSTLKAINVPAYALDSTVRLSFSNNTSQEELDTVSDVLHSIIPMLRKFTRK from the coding sequence ATGGAAATATATCTTGATAACTCAGCTACCACTCGTTTGAGCGAGGGAGCTTTAGAATTAATGACAAAAATCTTCATGGAAGATTACGGAAACACATCAAGTCTTCATAAAAAAGGCTTTGATGCCGAAAAGCATATCCGCTCTGCAAAAGATAATTTTGCAAAGATCCTTAAATGTTCAAAAAATGAAATATTTTTTACTTCAGGCGGAACAGAAAGCAATAATACCGCAATTATCGGAACTGCACTTCACTACGGAAGCCGTGGTCATCATATGATCACAACTGCTGTTGAGCATGCGGCCGTATCAGCACCTATGAAATTCCTCAAATCAAGGGGTTGGGATATAGACTATTTAAGCGTAGACGAAACCGGAAGGATAGATCTCTCCGAGCTCGAGGGTCTTTTAAGGGATGATACCGTCCTTGTCTCGATCATGCATGTAAATAACGAGATAGGAACTGTTGAGCCCATAGAAGAAGCCGGTAAGCTCATACATGAAAAATGCCCCAACTGCCTTTTCCATGTTGACGATATACAGGGATTCGGAAAGATCTCCTTGAATCCCAAAAAGCTTCATATAGACCTGCTTTCTGCAAGTTCTCATAAACTCCACGGTCCAAAGGGCGTAGGACTTCTTTTCATAGATGAGCGTGCACATATAGCTCCTATTATTTTAGGCGGCGGACATCAGAACGGCATGCGCTCAGGTACAGAGAATGTTCCCGGAGTTGCAGGATTCTCCTATGCAGCTTCAGAGGTTTACAAGGATATTGATAAAAATTATGAGCGTATTGAAGCTCTAAGAGCTGATTTTATCAGCAAAATATCGGATATCACGGATATCACGGTAAACGGATCTGCTGAGCATCATTCACCTTACATTCTTTCTCTAACAGTAAAAGATGTAAGGGCCGAGGTTTTTCTTCACGCTCTTGAAGACAAGGAAATTTATGTATCGGCAGGATCGGCCTGCTCTTCCAACCATCCGTCAGTATCATCTACCCTGAAAGCTATAAACGTACCGGCCTATGCACTTGATTCCACAGTACGCTTAAGTTTCAGCAACAATACCAGTCAGGAAGAACTGGATACCGTATCCGATGTATTGCATTCGATCATTCCGATGCTCCGTAAATTCACAAGAAAATAA
- a CDS encoding IreB family regulatory phosphoprotein, with protein MNLNKKDLGSTQMFRVETEPETGVKVVLSTVYEALTEKGYNPISQIVGYIMSGDPTYITSHNNARSLIMKVERDELVEELLKQYIRSNGWDK; from the coding sequence ATGAATTTAAACAAAAAGGATTTGGGAAGTACCCAGATGTTCAGAGTTGAGACAGAGCCGGAGACAGGTGTTAAAGTCGTTCTTTCAACGGTTTACGAAGCTCTGACGGAAAAGGGATACAATCCTATAAGTCAGATAGTAGGCTATATCATGTCGGGAGATCCGACATATATCACCAGCCATAATAATGCGCGTTCTCTTATAATGAAGGTAGAACGTGATGAGCTCGTTGAAGAGCTTCTTAAACAGTATATAAGGAGCAACGGCTGGGATAAATGA
- a CDS encoding polyphosphate polymerase domain-containing protein — translation MAEKKKRFRHELKYLISYREKDLITEKLKNFAEIDRHAIDGEYFIRSLYFDDIWHSAYEEKMAGTSRRKKYRIRIYNLSDDVISLECKEKQGNYIYKTSARLSREEFEKILSGDYGFLLQRPEDLLHEFYLQSVTNVLRPEVIVDYDRIPYIYDGGTVRITFDMHVRSAFESFDIFDGSIPAYEVMDGSQLIMEVKYTEYLPDIFRSIISPDSLIYTAASKFTLCDDIRRNKYALAK, via the coding sequence ATGGCAGAAAAAAAGAAGAGATTCAGGCATGAACTCAAATACCTGATCTCCTACAGGGAAAAAGACCTGATAACAGAAAAACTGAAGAATTTTGCTGAGATAGACCGCCATGCGATAGACGGGGAATATTTCATAAGAAGCCTGTATTTTGACGATATCTGGCACAGTGCTTATGAAGAAAAAATGGCCGGAACATCCAGAAGAAAGAAATACCGCATCAGAATCTACAATCTGAGTGATGATGTGATAAGTCTCGAATGTAAGGAAAAACAGGGCAATTATATTTATAAGACTTCAGCAAGACTCAGCAGGGAGGAATTTGAAAAAATTCTTTCAGGAGACTATGGATTTCTACTTCAAAGGCCTGAAGATCTGCTGCACGAGTTTTACCTGCAGAGTGTTACAAATGTATTGAGACCCGAGGTCATTGTGGATTATGACAGAATACCTTATATTTATGATGGGGGTACGGTCAGGATCACATTTGATATGCATGTGAGATCCGCATTTGAAAGTTTTGATATTTTTGATGGCAGCATCCCTGCTTATGAGGTAATGGATGGAAGTCAGCTGATAATGGAGGTAAAATATACGGAATACCTTCCGGATATTTTCAGAAGCATAATATCACCTGACAGTTTAATTTACACAGCAGCGTCAAAGTTTACGCTTTGCGATGATATAAGAAGAAATAAATACGCATTGGCAAAATAA
- a CDS encoding DUF1292 domain-containing protein — protein sequence MEKLTFTSDDGEAIEYFVLGEQTIKGTDYLLVTERNEGDTDALILKRIPDENDSDMYVYENVNDEDELSIAMEAFSRLLEDIEFE from the coding sequence ATGGAAAAATTAACATTTACTTCAGATGACGGAGAAGCGATCGAATATTTCGTGCTTGGAGAGCAGACTATAAAGGGCACGGATTATTTACTTGTAACAGAAAGAAATGAGGGCGATACGGATGCCCTTATACTAAAGCGTATTCCGGATGAGAATGACTCCGATATGTATGTTTACGAAAACGTGAATGATGAAGATGAACTTTCTATAGCGATGGAGGCATTCAGCAGGCTCTTAGAGGATATAGAATTTGAGTGA
- a CDS encoding Fur family transcriptional regulator, with protein MSENEKGFNELKAEQLKTRLKEKGLKITIQRLLVLRVLSENEGEHLTAEEIFDKTCELHPGIGLATVYRTIQLLTQLGLVDRINLDDGSARYEINDADEENGKHHRHHHLICLNCGKIIPFEKDLLEELERNVSETTGFQIVDHEVRLYGYCSDCAGTVKKKDNTEE; from the coding sequence TTGAGTGAGAATGAAAAGGGATTTAACGAGCTGAAAGCGGAACAACTGAAAACAAGGCTTAAGGAAAAGGGTCTCAAGATAACAATACAGAGGCTCTTAGTTTTGCGTGTTCTTTCGGAAAATGAGGGAGAACATCTTACAGCCGAAGAAATTTTTGATAAGACATGTGAGCTTCATCCGGGGATCGGATTAGCCACTGTTTATAGAACCATCCAGCTCCTGACACAGCTAGGACTTGTAGACCGTATAAATCTTGACGATGGAAGTGCCAGATATGAGATAAATGATGCTGATGAAGAAAACGGAAAGCATCATAGACACCACCATTTGATCTGCCTGAATTGCGGAAAAATTATCCCATTTGAAAAAGATTTACTGGAAGAACTTGAACGGAATGTCTCAGAGACTACGGGATTTCAGATAGTAGACCACGAGGTGAGGTTATACGGATATTGTTCGGATTGTGCCGGGACTGTTAAGAAAAAGGACAATACGGAGGAATAG
- a CDS encoding 16S rRNA (uracil(1498)-N(3))-methyltransferase produces the protein MYHFFAEPSNISDNDIYIEGNDYNHIKNVLRMKVGEIISIGDGISDKEYRCHIEDFTENAVHCRLDFIKESGVELPVNVTLYQGLPKSDKMELIIQKCVELGVARIVPVECSRSVVRLDAKKAASKVKRWQGISEAAAKQSKRAFIPEVASPIKFSDALKEASETDIRLIPYELAENFESTREIISKIKEGQSVSIFIGPEGGFSEDEITAALEQGFNSITLGRRILRTETAALVVLSWLIYLFE, from the coding sequence ATGTATCATTTTTTTGCAGAACCTTCAAATATTTCAGATAATGATATTTATATAGAAGGAAATGATTATAACCATATAAAAAACGTTCTTCGTATGAAGGTCGGTGAGATCATATCCATAGGTGATGGAATATCGGATAAGGAATACCGCTGCCACATAGAGGATTTTACTGAAAATGCTGTTCATTGCCGACTTGATTTTATAAAAGAATCCGGCGTTGAACTTCCCGTAAATGTCACTCTTTATCAGGGGCTTCCAAAATCAGATAAAATGGAGCTCATCATACAGAAATGCGTAGAACTCGGAGTTGCAAGGATCGTTCCGGTGGAATGCTCACGCTCGGTAGTGCGTCTGGACGCAAAAAAAGCCGCATCTAAGGTAAAGCGCTGGCAGGGGATTTCCGAAGCTGCAGCCAAACAGAGCAAACGCGCTTTTATTCCAGAAGTTGCAAGTCCGATAAAATTCTCCGATGCCCTTAAGGAAGCATCCGAAACTGATATACGGCTTATTCCTTATGAGCTTGCTGAAAATTTTGAATCGACCAGAGAAATAATTTCTAAAATAAAAGAAGGCCAGTCCGTAAGCATCTTTATCGGACCGGAAGGCGGATTCAGCGAAGATGAGATAACTGCAGCTTTAGAGCAAGGATTTAATTCCATCACTCTGGGCAGGCGAATACTAAGAACAGAGACCGCCGCTTTAGTAGTTCTGTCATGGCTTATATACTTATTTGAATAA
- a CDS encoding DUF4956 domain-containing protein — MSVKAMIKKSILESAMYTQSISLSTLITIIVDMALALIVGLLIYAVYKKYYTGVIYSRSFALTLVGMTVLTCMVTLAISTNIVISLGMVGALSIVRYRTAIKEPLDILYIFWAITTGITIGASMYLLAAIGLLFMLILIMVMNKRQAASKAYILVMHISDAAAETKALDELKSFEHKVKSKTVRNGSTELTIQVDADEKHLDFADKIKALAGVEDLTLIAYDGEYHG; from the coding sequence ATGAGCGTTAAAGCAATGATTAAAAAATCAATCCTTGAATCGGCAATGTACACACAGTCGATATCCCTTAGCACACTTATTACGATCATAGTTGACATGGCACTCGCATTGATCGTAGGACTTCTTATTTATGCAGTATATAAAAAGTATTATACAGGTGTTATATACAGCAGATCATTTGCACTTACACTTGTTGGTATGACAGTTCTTACATGTATGGTAACACTTGCGATCAGTACAAACATCGTTATTTCCTTAGGTATGGTCGGTGCCCTTTCCATTGTAAGATACAGAACCGCGATCAAGGAACCTCTGGATATACTTTATATTTTCTGGGCTATAACGACTGGTATAACAATCGGTGCGAGCATGTACCTTCTTGCAGCTATCGGACTTCTCTTCATGCTTATCCTTATCATGGTAATGAATAAGAGACAGGCAGCTTCAAAGGCATATATCCTTGTAATGCATATTTCAGATGCTGCAGCTGAAACAAAGGCTCTTGATGAATTAAAGAGCTTTGAGCATAAGGTTAAATCAAAGACTGTAAGAAATGGTTCTACCGAACTCACAATTCAGGTTGATGCAGATGAGAAGCACCTTGACTTTGCTGATAAGATCAAGGCTCTTGCAGGAGTTGAGGATCTTACCCTTATAGCTTATGATGGTGAATATCACGGCTGA
- a CDS encoding 50S ribosomal protein L11 methyltransferase — MQYNKFTIKTTPEAEDILSAELAEIGVDGVEIEDAGIPSEIEESAIFYDELPENNIDSDTAYVSFYLEASKDKNAILSEVHELIKRLAEFTDIGDGGISVSQTEDKDWINNWKEFFHQFTIEFEDGKKAHFTPSWEKSDSNENFDWAINIDPGTAFGTGAHHTTRLCIKALEKYVKKGDTLLDIGTGSGILSLMAFKFGASRAIGTDLDEGAKSAVWDNFNANGLSNANFELILGNILDDATVQKHVGNSYDIVAANILPDVLEPLTPMVPSLLKDGGYYITSGIIDDKADYVRSFIEKSGLVILERHDDGEWVSFVAQKQ, encoded by the coding sequence ATGCAGTATAATAAATTCACCATCAAAACAACTCCAGAAGCAGAGGACATTCTTAGCGCAGAGCTCGCAGAGATCGGCGTGGACGGTGTCGAGATCGAAGATGCCGGCATTCCTTCAGAAATAGAGGAAAGTGCCATCTTCTACGATGAACTTCCGGAGAATAATATTGACTCGGATACAGCCTATGTAAGCTTCTATCTCGAAGCATCAAAAGATAAAAACGCCATCCTTTCAGAAGTTCATGAACTTATTAAAAGACTTGCAGAATTCACTGATATTGGCGATGGCGGAATAAGTGTCAGCCAGACAGAGGATAAAGACTGGATAAATAACTGGAAAGAATTTTTTCATCAATTTACTATTGAATTTGAAGATGGGAAAAAGGCACATTTTACGCCTTCCTGGGAAAAATCTGACAGCAATGAAAACTTCGACTGGGCAATAAACATCGACCCGGGAACAGCTTTCGGAACCGGAGCGCATCATACAACAAGACTTTGTATAAAAGCTTTGGAAAAATACGTGAAGAAAGGTGACACTCTTTTAGATATTGGTACAGGAAGCGGTATCCTTTCTCTTATGGCTTTTAAGTTCGGCGCATCAAGAGCTATCGGAACAGATCTCGATGAAGGGGCAAAATCTGCCGTATGGGATAATTTTAATGCCAATGGTCTTTCCAATGCCAATTTTGAGCTGATCCTTGGAAATATTTTAGATGATGCCACCGTTCAGAAACATGTAGGCAACTCCTATGACATAGTTGCCGCAAATATCCTTCCGGACGTTTTAGAGCCTTTAACGCCTATGGTTCCGTCGCTTCTTAAAGACGGCGGTTATTATATAACCTCCGGTATCATAGACGATAAAGCCGACTATGTCCGTTCTTTTATCGAAAAAAGCGGGCTGGTCATCCTTGAACGTCATGATGACGGCGAATGGGTTTCTTTCGTAGCGCAGAAACAGTAA
- a CDS encoding TRIC cation channel family protein: MTYTDMIINSIEMLGTVAFACSGAMLGIRRNMDLLGVVIMGVVTAVGGGVIRDLVLGITPPGMFVDPIYTLVAMCSSLIVFIIAYIRKKQLVRRGKFDIVYDRILVLTDTLGLGIFTVSGIQTAIDHGYKTLFLLTFVGTVTGTGGGVIRDILAQQKPYIFMKNDIYACASIAGALVCIFTWNPFGQINAMLAGMLTVVILRMAAIRFKLRLPQV; the protein is encoded by the coding sequence ATGACATATACAGATATGATCATTAATTCGATAGAAATGCTTGGGACGGTTGCATTTGCATGTTCCGGGGCAATGCTTGGGATCCGCAGGAATATGGATCTTTTAGGAGTAGTGATAATGGGAGTCGTTACTGCTGTCGGCGGCGGAGTTATAAGGGATCTGGTCCTCGGGATCACACCGCCCGGTATGTTTGTTGATCCGATATATACTCTGGTCGCCATGTGCAGCTCACTGATCGTCTTTATAATAGCATATATAAGGAAGAAACAGCTGGTAAGGCGTGGGAAATTTGATATTGTTTACGACAGGATCCTGGTGCTTACGGATACGCTGGGACTGGGGATATTTACTGTTTCCGGTATCCAGACAGCAATAGACCATGGATATAAAACCTTATTCTTGCTGACTTTTGTCGGAACTGTCACAGGAACGGGCGGAGGGGTTATAAGAGATATCCTGGCACAGCAGAAACCCTATATATTTATGAAAAATGATATTTATGCCTGTGCATCCATAGCAGGGGCACTTGTATGCATATTTACATGGAATCCGTTTGGACAGATCAATGCAATGCTTGCAGGAATGCTCACAGTAGTAATTCTTAGAATGGCAGCTATAAGATTTAAGCTCAGACTTCCACAGGTCTGA
- the ruvX gene encoding Holliday junction resolvase RuvX: MKYIALDYGSKTVGVALSDETGTIARGTEIIRRDKEKRLRKTLARIEEIIVSEKVCEIVVGLPLNMDGSEGERSEKAREFADMLVRRTGLPIHMVDERLTTVAADEIMDDADIEDRKQRKARVDAIAAAVILQDFLDNRD, translated from the coding sequence ATGAAATATATAGCTCTTGATTACGGCTCAAAGACAGTCGGTGTTGCACTTAGTGACGAAACGGGAACGATTGCAAGAGGAACTGAGATAATCAGACGTGATAAAGAAAAGAGACTGAGAAAGACTCTTGCGCGGATAGAAGAAATTATAGTTTCCGAAAAAGTATGCGAGATAGTAGTTGGTCTTCCGCTCAATATGGATGGAAGCGAGGGAGAACGTTCAGAAAAAGCCAGGGAATTTGCAGATATGCTGGTCAGAAGGACGGGATTGCCCATTCATATGGTAGATGAGAGACTTACGACTGTAGCAGCTGATGAAATAATGGATGACGCGGATATTGAAGACAGAAAACAGCGAAAAGCAAGGGTAGATGCCATTGCGGCAGCGGTTATTCTGCAGGATTTTTTAGATAACAGAGATTGA